In the Primulina eburnea isolate SZY01 chromosome 15, ASM2296580v1, whole genome shotgun sequence genome, AAAATTAAACCAAAAATGAGAATTAACACTTTAATTTTAATTCCCAAATATAGGAAAGGGAAATCAAAATTATGGCCCCCGACTCATAATAACAATATTAGTATAATTAACATTAAAATGTTTGTACGATTTATTTAACTATAATGTACAAACAAACATACTATTATGACAGAGTGAGTTTGATATAAGATCGTCTCATGGATTTAAACCGAAGGCTGAcaattaaatcaatataacTAGCTTCACATAAATACATCATTAATTCACTTTCAATCACAATATAATGAAATTCACATATTCAGAAATTATAAACTCAACCAATAGCATGATCAATTCATTCATTTCACAGCTTTCAAGTAAACATGTTTACTTGTGAGTAATTTTCTATATTTGCATAAAAAATGAACGTAGTTTTTAAAATTGAATGTACTTTTAATAAAcatgtttgcatgtcatgagtataatatatatacatagttTAATTTGCTCGTAAACGTAAATCTTAAATCACTTGCTTATAATTTATGATACACACAAAGATTTCAAGTTTGTGACAAAATATTAGATCGTCGATTAAAAATCGATATAACTTTATTCAAAATCAAATCCAACAAATTTCAACACAAAGGTATAATAGAATCAGGATAACAAACACATTTGACTATTTGAGTGAATGCTTTTAATTAGTTCTCCTTTAAACTTTTTTTTGTTGCGATAACTTAGATTtgccttttttaaaaaataaaaataaaataaaataaaaatagatttGTGTTCGAAAAATCAATGGTGACGTCGCAGCCCACAGAGAAGCACGCGCACAGTTTACAGATCAAAGAAGAGACCAACAGCAAACGGATAAACACACCGAAGTACGATAAATCATCCTTATCCAACACCTTCACTCGTACCCATCCCAGCGCACTGAatgcataaatataatataatataacatcttccaaaaaaagaaaagaagagaaaagaaaagaagacaTTTAAGATGTACCCGTATCGGTTGTGAACTGAGAGCCAGAAAGCAGAGGAAGAAAGTTCAAGATGTTAGCCATATTTCACAAGGCCTTCTCGAATCCACCCGAAGAACTCAACAGCCCGGCATCCCACAAGTGCTCCAAAAAACCCAAACTCCCGGAAGAAACCCTCCATGAATTCCTGTCAGCACACCCCACAAACGCTTTCTCTATGAATTTCGGGGATGCTGCTGTTCTTGCTTACGTTGGAACAGATAATCATTCTAGTCTTGGCCACAACCAGAGGTATCTAGCTAATATCTGTTTCACGAGGTTTTGGGTGTTTTGTGGAGAATTTTCTTTGAagttttgagtttttttttctttgcagGTTGTTTTGTGGGTACGATGATATATACTGCGTTTTCATGGGGAGTTTGAACAATTTGTGCGCGCAAATAAAACAGTATGGATTATCAAGAAATGCAAACGAAGCCATGCTGGTGATTGAGGCATACAGAACACTTCGAGACCGTGGTCCGTATCCGGCGGATCAGGTTATCAAGGATCTGGACGGAAGCTTCGCTTTCGTTGTGTATGATAGCAAGATTGGAACTGTTTTCACTGCACTGGTAAGAACTTCATGCTACCGGCTCCCATTCGTGAATCATTTCTTTGATTTTCCCGAAGCTCAAGGGGAGATGTAATTATATATTAgtatt is a window encoding:
- the LOC140814640 gene encoding stem-specific protein TSJT1-like, with amino-acid sequence MLAIFHKAFSNPPEELNSPASHKCSKKPKLPEETLHEFLSAHPTNAFSMNFGDAAVLAYVGTDNHSSLGHNQRLFCGYDDIYCVFMGSLNNLCAQIKQYGLSRNANEAMLVIEAYRTLRDRGPYPADQVIKDLDGSFAFVVYDSKIGTVFTALGSDGGVKLYWGIAADGSVVISDDLEVIKAGCAKSFAPFPAGCIFHSEGGLMSFEHPMNKLRPMPRVDSEGVICGANFKVDLYTRVNSIPRVGSETNWVEWNSQSS